One window of the Azospirillum sp. TSH58 genome contains the following:
- a CDS encoding LysR substrate-binding domain-containing protein: MEELFTADMLPVCAPALARTLRRPEDLLSATLLSVSHWADDWPHWFASAGLAPPAVKGLSFSSYAMTLQAAADGVGVALGARLYIADDLAAGRLVTPFALAVPMGRAWYLVSRPARHREPGFTVFRDWLHAAVGSPDPGKKRPPENTPAV; the protein is encoded by the coding sequence GCCGACATGCTGCCGGTCTGCGCGCCCGCCCTGGCGCGGACGTTGCGCCGTCCGGAGGATCTGCTGTCGGCGACCCTGCTGTCGGTGTCGCACTGGGCGGACGACTGGCCGCACTGGTTCGCCTCGGCCGGGCTGGCGCCGCCGGCCGTGAAGGGGCTGTCCTTCAGCAGCTACGCCATGACCTTGCAGGCGGCGGCGGACGGGGTGGGGGTGGCGCTGGGGGCGCGGCTCTACATCGCCGACGATCTGGCGGCGGGCCGGCTGGTCACGCCCTTCGCGCTGGCCGTGCCGATGGGGCGGGCGTGGTATCTGGTCTCGCGCCCGGCGCGGCATCGGGAGCCGGGCTTCACCGTCTTCCGGGACTGGCTGCACGCCGCGGTCGGGTCGCCGGATCCGGGAAAGAAAAGACCGCCGGAGAATACTCCGGCGGTCTGA